One uncultured Carboxylicivirga sp. genomic window, ATTGCCTGTTCTTCTGCCAGTAATTCAGAAATTGTAGTTCCCGTAAAGAACGCAAATGGTGAAACTGTTGCAGTTCTGGATGTAGACAGTAAGGAGTATGCAGCTTTTGATGATGCAGATAAAGTGGGTCTTGAAAAACTGGTTTCATTAATCTATAGTTAATGGTAAAAACAGCTTTAATAACAGGTGGAGCGAAAAGGCTTGGAAAAAGCATGGCTGAATTTCTTGCTGCTAAAGGTTGGAATGTTATTATTCATGCTAATAATAGTATTGATGTAGCACAACAATTGGCTCTTGATCTTCATACTAAATATCCAAAACAGAAATTTAAAGCTGAAAAATTTAATTTGTCAGATTGGAAAAATGCAACAGTATTTATTGATGATATATTAATAAATCATTCGCAAATTGATTTGCTGATTAATAATGCAAGCAAATACTCTCCGGGTAAACTGATAGAGACAAACAAGGAATTGTTGGAAGAAATGATGGCGATACATTATTATTCTCCATTATTGTTGTCGAAGCAGTTGGCGGTAAATACGAAGTCCTTCTCAATAGTGAATATTTTGGATTCTGCTATTGTTAATAATCAAACTGATCACAGTATTTATTTAATGGCAAAAAAGAGCCTGGCTGAATTTACAAAGATGGCTGCCGTTGAATGGGCTCCCAATATCAGAGTTAATGCAATTGCGCCAGGACCAGTCTTACCCGTTGAAGGTAAAAGTCAGGAAGTATTTAATAAAGTTGTAAAGAAAACACCTTTGCAAACAAAGGTTGATTTGAATTCAATTCTATCGACTTTGCATTTTCTGATTGAGAATCATAATGTAACAGGGCAGATAATGTTTTGTGATTCCGGACAACATTTAATCTAGTTTTTGTATTTTAGATATAAGAACGATAATAAAAACCTATGGGTACACTCAAAATAAAAAACTTATTATTAAGAACATGTGTTGGTTTTAACCCGCATGAGATCGGTAAACGTCAGGATATAAATATCAATATTATAATAAAATACAATACTACAACCGAAGAACAATCGGATGATCCTAAAGATGCGCTTGACTATCGCGCACTAACTAAAGAAATCATTTCTAAAGTTGAAAACACCCAATTCAATTTAATAGAAGCATTAGGGCGTTTGGTTTTAGATAGTATTATGGCAAACGAAAGAGTTGAATTTGCTGAAGTTGAAATTGATAAACTACATGCTCTCCGATTTTCAGAAAGTGTTTCTATTACTTTATCTCAATCCAGGTAAATGGTGCATACTGCAATTATAGGATTAGGTTCAAATATTAATCCGAATGAAAATATTCATCGGGCTTTGGAATTTCTAAAGCGAATTGCAGATGTTAAGAAAATATCTAAAATAGTAATTACCAAACCTATTGGTATAACTGATCAGCCTGATTTTCACAATGGTGCAGTATTAATCAACACCATACATGAAGAAGATATGTTAAAACTTCAGCTAAAAGCAATTGAAGATCAACTTGGACGTGATCGTTCACGACCTAAATTTGGGCCAAGAGAAATTGATCTGGACATAGTTGTTTTTGATAATATGGTTGTTGACGAAGATTATCATCAACGTGATTTTCTACAAGAAGTTGTTGATAGTATCTGGTTATAGAAAAAGATTGACTGACTATATTAATATTAAAATAATTATTTGCGTCGATGCTCGTATTTCAAATTATTACAATATATCGAGAATTAATTAGAACCTTTTATAATAAATAATGGTTATATTACACATTAATTTATGTGTATAAGTATTTATGATAAGATTTTGTTGATTTTGTTATATATTCTAATATCTTTATACTCTAAGTTTGTGTATATTTTAATTTAGTCCTATTTATTAATTAAAACCTTTCATCTATGAAGAAAGTTCTACTTGTACTTTCGTTATTGGTTATTGTTGGTTTGCAGGCATTAATTGCCCAGACTACAGATATAACCGGAGTTGTAACTGATGAAGCAGACGGTAGTGCTATACCGGGTGTATCAGTTTTTGTTAAAGGAACTACTATTGGAACCGTTACCAGGGTAGACGGTAGTTATAGTTTGTCAGTTCCAAATGATGCCACTACTTTAGTGTTTTCTTTTGTTGGAATGAAAACTCAGGAAATCCTGATTGAAGGCCGTTCTGTAATAAAAGTAGTAATGGTTTCCGATGCTTTAGGTGTTGAAGAAGTTTTGGTTATTGCTTATGGAACAGCGAAAAAAGAATCTTTAACCGGTTCTGCAGCTGTGATTGGGGAAAAGCAAATTGAATCCCGTTCTTTTTCTTCAGTTGCACAGGTTCTTACAGGATCAACAACAGGTCTTCAAACTACAGCTGGATCAGGTCAACCTGGTAGCTCACCTGATATTCGTATTCGTGGTATTGGAACACTTAATACTTCAGCTGATCCACTTATTATTTTAGACGGGATTGAGTACTCTGGTAGTCTTGCCAGTATTAATCCTGGAGACATTTCTTCTATGACTGTATTGAAGGATGCTTCATCAACGGCTCTTTATGGTTCTCGTGCTGCAAATGGTGTAATAATTATAACCACCAAAAAGGGAAACAAGGGTGATGAAAATATGAAAGTCAACATAAAAGCTCAGGCTGGTTTGATTAATCATGCCCTTCCTTACTACGAATCAGTAAATGCAAAAGATTATTATGAATTGCAGGCTGAAGCATTTGCACAAGCCAGATTTCAGGCAGGTACGGCAAGCACAATAGAAGAATCAAGAGGCTATGCATATGAAAATATTTATTCTCAGTTGAGATATAATCCTTTTGTTGGAGTTGCCAATGATGCTATTTTAGGTTCAGATGGTAAAATCAATCCGAATGCTACTGTTGGGCTGCCAGATCTTGATTGGTATGATGCTGCTAAACAACAAGGGTACAGACAAAATTATGATCTTAGTCTGAGTGGAGGTAGTAAGAAAACAAGTTATTTTTATTCCATCGGGTATTTGGACGAAAGAGGTTATGTAATCAAATCTGATTATGAGCGTTTTACTACGCGTTTAAATATCGACTTTGATGCTAAAGATTGGTTACAATTAGGTACCAGTTTAAATGCCACACTTGTTAATAGTAATATCGGATCATCAAATTCTGCTACTTACTCCAATCCATGGAGAAATGCCAGAATGACGGCACCTATTTATCCAGTTTATTTGGTTGATCAGACTACTGGAGAGTATATCCTTGACGGAGCTGGGGAAAAACAATACGATGATGGATCAGAGTATTCAAGACCAATTAACCAGGGACGAAATGCGATTGCTGAATTAAACTGGAATAGTGATGATTTCAAAAGAAATGAATTTGGTAACAGATCTTATGCGAAAATTACTTTCATGCCAGGTTTGACTGCAACTATTAATGCTGGTGTTGATATTCAGAACTATCAATATAAAGGTTTTGAGAATGAGAAAATAGGAGACGGTGCGCCAACTGGTCGAATGGATGAAACTCGTTACACCAGAACTGTAATTAACTTCAACCAACTTCTTAATTATGAAAAATCGATCAATGATGTTCATAATTTCTCAGTACTTGTTGGTCATGAATCATTTTCAAGAAAATATACTTACCAAAGAGGATTTAAGAACCAATTTATTGTTAGTGGTATTTATGAGTTGAATAATTTTGTAAATACTTCAACTAATACAAGTTATACAACAGATAAAACTTTAGAGGGTTATCTTTCCAGAGTAAAGTATAACTATGATAATAAATACTATATTGAAGGTTCTTTCCGTCGTGATGGTTCTTCAGCTTTCCATAAAGATGTACGTTGGGGTAATTTCTACTCGGTTGGAGGTAGCTGGAGGATTGATCAGGAACAATTCATGAATTCAGTGGATTGGGTGAATAGTCTGAAAATTAGGGCGTCTTACGGTGAAGTTGGAAACGACGATACAGGAGACTACGGTTATCAGGCTCTTTATGAAACCTTCCCTAATGCAGAGAACCCGGGTATAAAATGGAGTACGGTTGGAAATACAGCCTTAACTTGGGAGGTAAATAAGACCTTTGATATTGCTACGGATTTTGCATTGTTTAATAGAGTAAATGGTACGGTTGAATGGTATAATCGTAAATCAGATGACCTACTATACAGTATGCCTTTGGCTTCTTCCATGGGATTGCTTGAGCAGCCTCGTAACATTGCAGCCATGGTGAATAGTGGTTTAGAAATTACGTTGGAAGGTGATATTTTTAGAAACTCAGATTTTACATGGAACCTTAGCCTGATGGGTTCAACTATAAAAAATGAAATAACTTCAATACCTGACCCTTTTGTTGATGATTATAATCATAGATGGTCAGAAGGTCATTCTATCTATGATTTTTGGTTAAGAAAATATTATGATGTAGATCCTGAAGATGGTGCAACCAGATTTCACGTTTGGGAGGATGTAGCTAATGAAGATGGAGTTGTAACAGGAACACAACTATCATATGATGAGAACGGTGATCCTGTGCTGACTAAAGATATGAATGAAGCCGGGTATGGTTATGTAGGAGCAACGGCATTTCCTAAATTACAAGGTTCAATAGGAAATAACTTTAGATTTAAAGGTTTTAATTTGAATGTGTTATTAACATACTCATTGGGTGGTAAAATGTTGGATGGTATTTATCAGGGTATGCTTATTGCAACAGCAGGTGAATCTTTACATCCTGATGTAAAAAATTCATGGATGAATCCGGGAGATGTAACTGATTTTCCAAGATTACAATATTCAAACTCGCATTTGTATGCAACATCTGATTACTTCTTGATCTCTTCTGATTATTTAAATATTAGAAACGTAACATTAAGTTATGACTTTTCTAAACAACTTTTAAATAATTGGGGCATAGGGCAATTAAGTGTGTTTTTAACCGGTGAGAATTTACACTTGTTCACTGCCAGAAAAGGAATGAACCCAACCTTCAATTTTGAAGGATCGCAGGATGAGTTTGCTTATAGCCCAAGCAGATCTTTCATTTTAGGTTTTAATTTGCAGTTTTAATCATTAGAAAAAGAATACTACAATGAAGATAAAATATAAATTTCTACCAATATCACTAATCTTTGCGTTAGTACTGGGTTTAAGCTCGTGTAGTGAAGATTACTTGCAAGTTTTTCCTACCGATTCAGTATCAACAGAGATTGCATTAGGATCAACAGATAACATGATGTTGGCCATAAATGGTATTCATCGTGCTATGTATGCTCAAAATGGGTATATTAGTTACTATGCCGGACAACAGTTTATGATTCCAACAGCTGAATACGCGGCGGGTGATGCATTACACTCTGCAGTGGGAAATGGTTGGTTTAATGCCATGTTGAAATGGACCATGCATACAAATGCTACCAGATCTGATTTGGAATATGTATGGTTTTTTAACTATAATATAATTGGATCAGTTAATAATATTATTAATGCTGCAGACGGGCTTCAGGAGTCGGATGATTTAAATAATATTTTAGGACAGGCATATACTTATCGTGCTTGGGCTCATTTTAACCTGGTTCGTTTCTTTGGTAAGGCATACATGATTGGTAATCCATCTACTGATTTAGGGGTACCTATTATGCTGGCTACAGAACCTCCTTATGAAGGCTTGCCACGTAATACCGTTCAGGAAGTTTATAACCAAATCAAAGCTGATCTTGAATCTGCAATTAACCATTTTGAATCAGCTCCTGAAAGAGAACAATATGATTTATCTCAACTAAATATAGATGTTGCAAAAGGTATTGCAGCAAGAGTTTATTTAACCATTGGTGATTGGGCAAATGCAGAAAAGTTTGCCAACGAAGCTCGTCAGGACTATTCTCTTATGAGCGAAGCAGAATATAAATCAGGTTTTAATGAGATAAAGAATCCGGAATGGATGTGGGGATCTGAAATGATTACGGATCAGACTTCTTATTTTTATTCATATTTCTACTATTGTTCGAATAACTTTAATGGTTCACAAAATAGAAGTAATCCTAAATTTATGAATCATAATCTGTATAATTTAATGTCGGATACAGATTATCGCAGAGATTTGATTTTGAAGGATTGTCCAAGTACTTTTGATGCATGGGATGCTGGAGCAAATGCAGGAAGATATGCCAGTAAAGAAGAGTATACTGCTGCTGTTGCAGAATATCGTACAATAGTTAACAATGGAAGTTCGCATAATATGGTTCCATATATGCATATCAAATTGTCGCAATCAGATGGTCCAACCACCAGTCCTATGGATGTACTTCATATGAGAGCGGCTGAAATGTACTTGATTCAGGCAGAAGCTGAAGCTCGTCAGAATAAAAGTGGTGAAGCTCAGACTACCTTATTTGAATTGGTATCAGCAAGAGATGCAGGATATGTTAAATCAACAAATACTGGACAAGCTTTGGTTGACGAAGTTTTAGTTCAAAGACGTATTGAATTGTTCTTAGAAGGTCATCGTTGGTTCGACATGCTGAGAAATGATGAGGAACTAGATTTAACAGGAAGTGGTGCAAGTGCTGACCTATATTTGACAGGTTATCAGCAGGCTAAACCAAGTGAGAATCCTCAGTGGCTGTTCCTAATTCCTCAAGGGGAAATAGATGCTAATTCAAATATGGTTCAGAATAAGTACTAAAATTTGAATATAGATCTAAAACCTGGAGTGTATGATTCATAAGTACAAGCTTCGGGGTAAAATATTTATTAAAAAGGCTGTTCAAAATTTTAGAACAGCCTTTTTTCTGTTTTTAACTATTGTATTTCAATCTTATCAGTTTCTAATAAAATAGAATCAAGAAAGAGATGTTTTTTTTTAATGGCTATCTAAAAAAAATGTCAAATTTAGGATCTTATCAGTGATAAGTTGATAGAGGATCGAAAGAAGTGAATTTGGTTATATTAGTATGACGGTTGTAGATGAAGATTATCATCAAAGGGATTTTCTAGAGGAAATTGTAGATAACGTTTGGCCTAAAAATATATAGAGCCGGTTCGCCAAAACCAGCTCTACACCTTTATCACCATTATTAACCTAACCTTTGTTAGGAGAATTCTTTATTCTTTTTTAAAAAACCTTTATTAAAAGATTTTTATCACCACAATGCAAATGTAATCTCTTTCACCAAATAATTAACGACAAATATCGGTAATTTTTGTATGTTAATTGAAGGGATTTTTCATATCCAATGCAAATACCAGTAGATCAGATAAATAACACCCACTGAATATATGAACATTTTAGTCGATTTGATAAAAATCATAATTCTCATTAATCTTAAATCTTAAAACTTTGCTTTAAGATTTCTTCATCAATAACGTTTATTGAATACATTTTCTAATACGGGAGATCTCTGATAAAGGTTCTGATTTAATCGATTATCAATTAATGATCTTAGTTTTTCTGAATTATCAGTCAATACATTAATTGACGAAGGTTTTCTTTATTTAATTTTATTATTTTTATGCTAAAATAGCTATTACATCAATCAACCTAAATGTGTCTGAGGATTCCAACCAACAGAGTATTTTGCTTGTTTCTTTTACTATTGATTGTTCCAATATCAACGATATTAAAGGCTCAAACTGATCAGGTTAATGAGTTACAAGGAAAGCTGAAAAATGCTTCTGCGAAGGAACAGGTGGATATTTATAATCAACTTTCCAAAACTTATCTATACAGCGATCCGCAAATGGCCATCAAATATGCCAGACAAGCTTTACAACTGGCTATTCAGCATAAAGATAAAAAAGGTGAAGCTGAGGCATATAATAATCTGGGAATGGGTTACTATTTTGTCAATGATTATGAGCAGCTTTTAGTGTCTTATCGAAAATCGTTAAGTTCATACAGAGACATTGGTGATAACAGAAGTATGAGTAAGCTTTCAACTACTTATTTCAGATTAAAACAGTCGGAAAAAGCATTGAAAAGTTATAAGCGTTCGCTAAATCTTTATATAAAAGAAAAGGATTGGAAGAATATTACTGAGACTTATAAACAGATGGCAGATGTTTATAAGAACATTGCAGATTATAGAATGGCACTCTCGTACTACAAACAGGCCCTCGATTTGGTGGAAGATAGAGAAGATGAAGAAAAACAGAGTGATCGGGTTAGATTACTGGGCGAGATTGGCGAGATCTTCTTTTATGAGGAACAGTATGATACTGCTTTAGTTTATTATCATAGAATGGAAACAATTCTAGATGAAATGGGAGACCATCGGAGCAAATCCATTTTGCAAAGTAATATCGCAAATGCCTACTTCTATAAAGGAGACTTGGATGAATCATTCAAAACATACCTTCAGGTGCTTGATTATCAAATTGAGCACAATGAGCATTGGGAAGCCGCAATGAGCCTGTTGCATATTGGAATGATTTATTCAGAATGGAAAGATTTTAAAAATGCTATAAAAAGCCATAAACAAAGTTTGGCTTTGGCTCAAAGTATTAATCAGGCAAATGACCTTATCAGGGATAATTATCTTGCATTATCACAGATATATGAAGAGTTAAACGATTTTAAGAAAGCTTATGAATACCGGATATTATACTCAAAATTATCGGAGTCGGTGATGATGGAAGAAAATGTCAGCAATTTTGTTGATGTATGGGGGCTGCAGGAATTGGAGGAAAAAAAGAAGGAAAATGAAATACTACAGGCGAAGAATAAGAACTATTTATTAGAGTTGGAGAAGGAAAACCTGGTTCGATGGAGACTTTTATTCGGGTCTACTATCCTGATAATTTCGATTTTGGTCTTTGTAATTTATTATCGTTACTATCTGAAACGAGAAGAAAATAAAAACCTGGAAAAAAGAATTGCTGAAGCTTTAAAGAAACAGGAGGAACAGCAACAAATAATTATGCATCAGTCCAGTCTTACCTCTTTGGGAGAATTAGCTGCCGGAATAGCTCATGAAATCAATCAACCCATCCAGAATATATCGTTATCGACCGAGAGTATTAAATATGAACTATCGGAAGAAAGTCCTAACAAGGGTTTTATCAACCAATCGGTCGAAGAAATATTTGAAGATATTGTCAGAGTAAGGCAGATTGTTGATCATATCAGAATTTTTAGCAGTGGTCAGAAAGATGAAGTAGAAGAAGAATTTGATGTTAGTGAATGTGTGAAGAGTGCAGTTTCGATGATTGGTAATCAATATGCCAATCATCACATTAAACTTGGTCTTAATTTGGCTGATAAGCTTCCATTAGTTTTGGGGAATCCGCATCGATTGGAACAGGTTATTCATAATTTATTGTCCAATGCAAGAGATGCGGTTGAAGAGCGGAAAATGAAGGAAGAAAATCTTCAAATGGAAGTGAACATTAAGACGCATTCAGATCCAAAACAGGTATATCTTGAAATAATTGATAATGGCATTGGTATACAGCCTAATCGAAAAACTGATATTTTTCTTCCATTTGTAACAAGTAAACAACTGGGTAAAGGAACTGGATTAGGACTATCTATCTCCTATAGCTTAATAAAAGAAATGAATGGCAGGATTGAAGTAGAAAGTCAGCGAGGTAAGGGAACACGAATGATCGTCGTCTTACCTGTTTTTGATAAAAAGTAAACAGAATATTATCCGCATAAATATATGAACAGACTGAAAGTGCTAATACTTGATGATGAATCAAGGATCACCGAGAAGCTTAAATATCATCTTGAGAAAAGAAATTTTGAAGTAACAACCGCTAATACTCCCAAAGAGGGATTGGTCAAGTTAAGTGAAGAAAAGCCGGGAGTACTCATCTTGGATGTAATGCTTCCGGGAATGAATGGTTTGGATATACTTGAAAAAGTAAAGGGAGAATATCCAAATCTTGAAATCATCATGATAAGTGGATATGGCGATATGGATATGGTAATACAAGCCATGCGTAAAGGAGCTTCTGACTTTATTCGCAAACCCTTTCAGATAATGGATATTCAACTGGCTATTGAACGTACAGAAAAGTTTTTGGCTATGCAGTCAAAGCTGGAGGAAGCTGAAGACCGGGAAGAATTAGTTTCGAAGGAACTGGAGAGCATGATTGAAAAAGATTTTATCGGAGAAAGTCCTCAGATTAAAAAAGTGTTGAAAATGGCACTAAAAGCAGCTGAAGATGGTGATGTGAATGTGCTTGTTACAGGAGAAAACGGAACAGGAAAAGAGATTATATCCAGAATTATACATTATGGAAGTCCACGTAAAAAGAAGGTTTTTGCACCAGTAAATAGTTCAGCCATTCCGGCAACTTTGCTCGAGAGTGAATTTTTTGGTCATGTGAAAGGTGCTTTTACGGATGCCAAGGAGGAGAAGAAGGGGTATTTCGAACTGGCAAATAAAGGAACGCTCTTCCTGGATGAGATTGCAGATATGCCTTATTCGTTGCAGGCTAAGCTATTAAGAGCTATAGAAGAAAATAAGATTAAACGAGTAGGTAGTAATCAGGAAATAACTGTTGATGTAAGAATCATTTCAGCTACCAACAAGAATATTGAACTGTTGATTGAGGATAACGAGTTTAGAATTGACCTGTTTCATCGTATTAATACCATAGAGATTAATATACCGCCGCTTAGGGATAGGAAAGAGGATATTCGTCCTTTATTAAATCATTTTGTTGAGAGTTTTGCCCGTAAAAAAGGAAAAACTAAACCAGGGATTTCTGAAGCTTTGATTTTAAAATTGGAACAGTATCATTTCCCGGGAAATGTTCGTGAATTACGTAATATGGTAGAACGAGCCATGATTCTGTCTGATAATGATACTTTGCAACCGGAAGATTTTCTTATTAAAGGTGATGCAACTCCTAAGATTGAAAAAGTTGTCTCAACCGGAGGATTAAACCTGGATGAAAATGAAAGAACTTTGATCGAACAAGCATTGAAAGAGTCTGATTTAAATCAAACGAAAGCTGCCACTTTGCTGGGTATCAGCAGGGATGCGATGAAGCGAAAGATTAAAAAGTTCGGTATAGAAATTATTAAAGACCTGCAATAAAAAGAAACCCATTCGAAACGTTTACGAATGGGTTCTTCTAACCAAGGATTATATAAAAACAACGGCTGTGTTGTTCTAATTAATTACTGTTTCAGGTATTAATTCGTTCATTACCTTTTGTAAATTATTCTGACTGATATTGGGAGCTGTTATATTACCCGGACCGCTAATGCAGCCTCCTTCGCAAGCCATTACCTCAATGAAATCCAGGTCAGGTTGGTTTTTAGTATAGGCTTTTAGAAGTTTAATACTTTTCTTATTCAGACCATTAATAACCTGACTTCTTATTTTTACATTTTTATTTAGATTTAACAGAATGGATTGATGCACTCCACCTGAAGCAGCAAATCCTCTGTTTTCTGGCTTGAGGTCTTTGTTCACATTCTTTTCATCTGCAAAGTTGGCTGGATCAATTTTAAGTGCTGTCCAGATTGATGCAAGCTCTTCGGTTGTGATTACAAAGTCAATTAAACCAGAAAGGTATGCTTCTTTTCTTTTTGCCAGACAAGGACCAATAAATACAGTTGCATAATCAGAATATATTTTTTTTGCCTTTTGAGCCGTGTAAATCATTGGAGTAGGAGTGTGGCTGATATGCTCTTTCAATTGAGGGATATGATTTTCGGCCAGGTAAACATAGGATGGACAGCAAGATGTTGTCATAAATGGTTTTTGCTGTTCAATATTTTCAAGAAGTTCTCTGGTTTCTTCCTGAGTTGTCATTTCAGCTCCTTCTGCAACTTCAATTACTTCGTCAAATCCAATGGCTTTTATCGCTTCAAGAATCTGACTGCTTGTTCCCTTATATTGACTCAAAACTGCCGGTGCTACCATAGCAACCATTTTCTGCTTTTGCAGTTTAAGCGTATTGTAAAAATGTAAAACCTGTGATTTTTCGGCAATGGCACCAAACGGGCATGCAGTCATGCATTTACCACAATGAATGCATTTGTCAAAGTCAATT contains:
- a CDS encoding monomeric [FeFe] hydrogenase is translated as MTYYNNAVRTKRELLIRLIQLLDSNHLFDQIDRIALDMRPRTKAPIRCCVHKDRAVLKYKIMAAMGFNISDEEDELTPLRDYALRAIEGIESNGEFLTVVDEACSSCVQVNYTVSNLCQGCEGRPCQVNCPKDAITVINGKANIDHHKCVNCGLCQKACPFHAIAYLPVPCEESCPVKAIKKDEHGIEQIDFDKCIHCGKCMTACPFGAIAEKSQVLHFYNTLKLQKQKMVAMVAPAVLSQYKGTSSQILEAIKAIGFDEVIEVAEGAEMTTQEETRELLENIEQQKPFMTTSCCPSYVYLAENHIPQLKEHISHTPTPMIYTAQKAKKIYSDYATVFIGPCLAKRKEAYLSGLIDFVITTEELASIWTALKIDPANFADEKNVNKDLKPENRGFAASGGVHQSILLNLNKNVKIRSQVINGLNKKSIKLLKAYTKNQPDLDFIEVMACEGGCISGPGNITAPNISQNNLQKVMNELIPETVIN